GGCATGGTCGAGTGCGAGGATACCGGCGACCTCACCCGTGCGCGCTGGATGGTGCCGCTGTACCTGGTCATCGTCAGCGTGGCGGTGTTGCCGATCGTGGCGGCCGGCGCGCACATGCCGCTACTGCGCGACGGCACCGCCGACGCCTGGGTGCTGACCCTGCCGATGGCCCACGGCGACCGCGGCATGGCGCTGCTGGCTTTCATCGGCGGTTTCTCGGCGGCCACCGGCATGGTGATCGTGGCCTCGGTGGCGCTGTCCACGATGATCAGCAACGACCTGGTGATGCCGGCGCTGCTGCGCATCCACGCGCTGCGGCTGGAACAGCGCAGCGACCTGTCACAACTGGTGCTGGGCGTGCGCCGGGTGGCGATCGTGCTGCTGGCAGCGATGGCCTACGTTTACTACCGCGTCGCCGCCAACGCCGAGAACCTGGCAGCGACCGGCCTGCTGGCGTTCGCCGCGGTGGCGCAGTTCGCGCCGGCGCTGATCGCCGCGCTGTACTGGCGCGGGGCCAGTCGTCGCGGCGTGATCGTCGGCCTGGCCGGCGGCTTCGCGGTGTGGCTGTATACCCTGCTGCTGCCGGCGCTGATCCGCTCGGACGACTGGCTGCGGCAAGGCCCGTTCGGTTGGGATTGGCTGCGCCCGCAGGCACTGTTCCACCTGAGCGGCTGGGACCCGGTGATGCACGGCACGTTCTGGTCGCTGCTGGTGAACGTGGGCTGCCTGGTGTTCGTGTCGCTGCGGCTGCGGCCGAGCCTGGAAGAGCGCCTGCACGCGGCGGTGTTCATGGATGCCGACCCGGCCAGCCGTGGCGGTAGCGGCGACTGGCGCGGTCGCGTGGCGGTGGCCGACCTGCGCACCATCGCCGAGCGCATCGTGGGCGAGCGCAGCAGTGCGCGCGCCTTCGACGAGTACGCCCAGCGGCGCAGCAAGCCGCTGCTGGCCGGCGAGGCGGCCGACCGCGCGCTGATCCAGTACACCGAGCGCCTGCTCGCCTCGGCGGTGGGCGCGGCCAATGCGCGGCGCATCCTGATCAGCGCCCTGTCCGGCAGCGGCCTGGACCTGGCCGAGTCGATGGCGCTGCTGGACGAGGCGTCGCAGGAACTGCGCTTCAATCGCGAGCTGCTGTCCACCACGCTGGAAAACGTCTCGCAGGGGATCAGCGTGGTCGACGCGCGCATGCACCTGGTGGCGTGGAATCGGCGCTACCTGGAGCTGTTCGATTACCCCGACGGCATGGTGCACGTGGGCGTGCCGGTGGCCGAGCTGATCCGCTGGAACGCCGAGCGTGGCGAGTGCGGCCCGGGCGAGGTCGAAGCGCACGTGGCCAAGCGCATCCAGTACATGCAGGCCGGCTCGACCCATCTGTTCCAGCGCGTGCGCCCGGATGGCACGGTGATCGAGCTGCGCGGCCGCGCGCTGCCGGGTGGCGGCTACGTCACCACCTACACCGACGTCACCGCGTACAAGCACGCCGAGCAGGCGCTGATCGAGGTGAACGAGACGCTGGAGCAGCGCGTGGAGCAGCGCACCGCCGAACTGTCCGAGGCGCTAGTTGCCACCGCGCAGGCGCGCCGCGCGGCGGAAACGGCGAACATCTCCAAGACGCGCTTCCTCGCCGCCGCCAGCCACGACCTGCTGCAGCCGCTGAACGCAGCGCGCTTGTTCACCTCGGCGCTGCGCCAGCATCCCGGACTGGACGTCGAGGCCAGCGGGCTGGCCGAGCGCATCGACGCCTCGTTCAGCGCCGCCGAGGATCTGCTCGACGCGCTGCTGGACGTCTCGCGGCTGGACGCCGGCAGCTACCATCCCGAAGTCGGCGCGTTCGCACTGGCCGAGCTGTTCGATTCGCTGAAAGCACAGTTTGCGGTGATCGCCGAACGTCGCGGGCTGCGCCTGCGCATGGTGCCCACCGGCCTGGCGGTGCGCAGCGACCCGCAGCTGCTGCGCCGGATCCTGCAGAACTTCCTCTCCAACGCGCTGCGCTACACCAGCAAGGGCGGCGTGCTGCTGGGCGCGCGGCGAGTGGGTGCGGACAAGGTGCGCATCGAGGTGTGGGACTCCGGCCCGGGCATCGCGCCGGAACAGCGCGCGCGCATCTTCGACGAATTCCAGCGGCTGGAGCAGCCCTCGCCGTGGGGCGAGAAGGGGCTGGGCCTGGGGCTTTCGATCTGCGATCGCCTGTCCTGCATCCTCGGTCATCAGCTCGACCTGCATTCGCGGGTCGAGCATGGCAGCTGTTTTGCGGTGACGGTGCCGCGCAACGAGGCGGTGTCGGTGCGTCGCCAGCGCGTGCAGCGCGGCGGCACCGACAAGCAGCTGCCGTTGACCGTGCTATGCCTGGACAACGACGCCAGTATCCTCGATGGCATGCGCGCCCTGCTCAGCCGCTGGGGCGTCGACTGCCGCACCGCGCTGGACGTGGCGCAGGCCCGCGTCGAACTGAGGCGCGGGCCGATCGACCTGGTGCTGGCCGACTATCACCTGGCCGATGGCGTCGATGGCCTGCAGGCGCTGCAGCAGCTGCGCGATGCGCTGGGCGAGCTGCCGCCGGTGGCGATGATCACCGCCGACGGCAGCAGCGAACTGAAACAGCGTGCGCGGGCGCGCGGTTATCCGGTGCTGCACAAGCCGGTACGCCCGGCTGCCTTGCGCGCCCTGCTGACCGCGCTGGTGCGCCGGCAGGGCGAGGACCGGTCAGCCTGAGCCGCGATCAGCGCGGCAGGCTGGAATGGCCCATCAGGAACTCGTCCACCGCGTGCGCGCACTGGCGTCCTTCGCGGATCGCCCACACCACCAGCGACTGGCCGCGGCGCATGTCGCCGGCGGCGAACACCTTGTCCACGCTGGTGCGGTAGCCGCCGTCGGCGTCGGCAGTGGCGCGGGCGTTGCCGCGGGCATCCTTGTCCACGCCGAACGCGTCCAGCACGCCTTGTACCGGCGAGACGAAGCCCATCGCCAGCAGCACCAGGTCCGCCTGGATCTCGAACTCGCTGCCCGGGACCTCGCTCATCTTGCCGTCCTTCCACGCCAGCCGCACGCCGGTGAGGCTTTTCACCTGGCCCTTGCCGTCGTCGTTGAAGCACTTGGTGGCGACCGACCAGTCGCGCCGGCAGCCTTCCTCGTGCGAGCTGGAGGTGCGCAGGCGGAGCGGCCAGTACGGCCACACCAGCGGCTTGTTTTCCTGCAGCGGTGGCTGCGGCAGCAGCTCGAACTGGGTGATCGCCACGGCGCCGTGGCGGTTCGAGGTGCCCACGCAGTCGGAGCCGGTGTCGCCGCCACCGATCACGACGACCTGCCTGCCGGTGGCAACGAGCTGGTTTTTCAGCTTGTCGCCGGCCACGACGCGGTTCTGTTGCGGCAGGAACTCCATCGCGAAATGCACGCCCCGCAACTCGCGGCCGGGCACCGGCAGGTCGCGCGGGGTTTCCGCGCCGCCGGTGAGCACCACCGCGTCGTATTCCTGCCGCAGCTGTTCGGGCGCGATCACGCGGGGGTTGCCGTGCTGCCCGGCGTCCGCCGCGGCGCCGACGAACACGCCGGTGCGGAACTGCACGCCTTCGCCGCGCATCTGCTGCAGGCGGCGGTCGATGTGGCCCTTGTCCAGCTTGAAGTCGGGGATGCCGTAGCGCAGCAGGCCGCCGAGGCGGTCGTTCTTCTCGAACACGGTCACCGCGTGGCCGGCCCGGGCCAGCTGCTGCGCGGCGGCCAGCCCAGCCGGGCCGGAGCCGACCACGGCCACCTTCCAGCCGGTCTGGTGCGCGGCGGGCTGTGGCACCACCCAGCCTTCCTCCCACGCCTTGTCGATGATCTTGTGCTCGATCGACTTGATGCCCACCGCATCGTCGTTGATGTTCAGCGTGCACGCGGCCTCGCACGGGGCGGGGCAGATGCGGCCGGTGAACTCGGGGAAGTTGTTGGTCGAGTGCAGCACATCGATCGCGCGCTTCCAGTCCTGCCGGTACACCAGGTCGTTGAAGTCCGGGATGATGTTGTTGACCGGACAGCCCTGGTGACAGAACGGAATGCCGCAATCCATGCAGCGCGCGGCCTGCTGCGCGGCCTGGTCGTCGGACAGGTGTGCGGTGAATTCGCGCCAGTGCTTCTTGCGCTGCGCAGGCGCCTCGCTGGTTTCCTGCAGGCGCGGGTATTCGAGAAAGCCGGTGATCTTGCCCATCTGTGCGGTTCCTCGTGGACTCAGGCCGTGGCCTTCTCGGTGGATGCGGCGGTGCTCGCCGCCGGCGGTTCGGCCAGTGCGCGCTTGTACTCGTGCGGCATCACCTTGACGAAATGCGTGCGCGCATTGCCCCAGTCATGCAGGATCGCCTTGGCGCGGAAACTGCCGGTATAGCGGAAGTGCGATTCGACCAGCCGGCGCAGGATCGCCTCGTCGGTTTCGCCGGGTGCGCCGCGGGTGACGGGATGCCACAGCGCCCGCGGCACCCGCAGTTCCTGCTCGACGCCGGAGAGCAGCGGTTCCAGGCCGACCATGGCGAGGTTGCAGCGTGACTGGAAGCGCAACTCGGGATCGTAGACGTAGGCCACCCCGCCGGACATGCCGGCGGCGAAATTGCGGCCGGTTTCGCCGAGCAGGACCACGGTGCCGCCGGTCATGTATTCGCAGCCGTGGTCGCCGACACCCTCCACCACGGTGGTGGCGCCGGAGTTGCGCACGGCGAAGCGCTCGCCGGCGACGCCGTTGAAGTAGGCCTCGCCTTCGGTGGCGCCGTACAGCACCGTGTTGCCGACGATGATGTGCTCCGGGCCGAAGCCGTGGAAGTCGTTCGGCGAGCGCACGATGATGCGCCCGCCGGACAGGCCCTTGCCCACGTAGTCGTTCGCCTCGCCGACCAGGTCGAGGGTGATGCCGCGGGCCAGGAACGCGCCGAAGCTCTGTCCGGCGGTGCCGTCCATCTGGATGTGGATGGTGTCGTCGGGCAGGCCGGCATGGCCGTAGCGACGCGCCACCTCGCCGGACAGCATGGTGCCCACGGTGCGGTTGACGTTGCGCACGCCGACGATGAAGCTGGTCCGTTCGCGCTGCTCCAGCGCGGGCCGGGCCTTCTCGATCAGGCTGTGGTCGAGCGCCTTGCCGGTCTTGGCGAGGCCGTGGTCCTGTTCGGTCACGTGCCGTTGCGCCACCCCGGCCGGTACCTCGGGGCGGTGGAACACGCGGCTGAAGTCCAGCCCGCGCGCCTTCCAGTGCGCGATGCCCTGGCGGATGTCGAGCAGGTCGGCGCGGCCGACCAGCTCGTCGAAGCGGCGGATGCCCAGCTGCGCCATGATCCGGCGCGCTTCCTCGGCCACGAAGAAGAAGTAGTTCACCACGTGTTCGGGCTTGCCGCTGAACTTCCGGCGCAGCACCGGATCCTGCGTGGCCACGCCGGTGGGGCAGGTGTTGAGATGGCACTTGCGCATCATGATGCAGCCTTCCACCACCAGCGGCGCGGTGGCGAAGCCGAACTCGTCAGCACCGAGCAGGGCGCCGATCACCACGTCGCGGCCGGTCTTCATCTGGCCGTCCGCCTGCACCCGGATGCGTCCGCGCAACTGGTTCAGCACCAGCGTCTGCTGGGTTTCGGCCAGGCCCAGTTCCCACGGCGTGCCGGCGTGCTTGATCGACGACCAGGACGAGGCGCCGGTGCCGCCGTCATGGCCGGCGATCACCACGTGGTCGGCCTTGGCCTTGGCCACGCCGGCCGCTACCGTGCCTACGCCCACTTCGGACACCAGCTTCACCGAGATCGACGCCTGCGGGTTGCAGTTCTTCAGGTCGTGGATGAGCTGGGCCAGGTCCTCGATCGAGTAGATGTCGTGGTGTGGCGGCGGCGAGATCAGGCCTACCCCGGGCACCGAGAAACGCAGCTGCGCGATGTACTCGGAGACCTTGTGGCCGGGCAGCTGGCCGCCCTCGCCGGG
This genomic stretch from Rhodanobacter thiooxydans harbors:
- a CDS encoding hybrid sensor histidine kinase/response regulator, producing MIQGWLLLLVSLLYVGLLFVVAYTGDRRPLYPRQPRLRPIVYSLALAVYCSSWTFYGAVGTAARDGLAYLPIYLGPILLFVFGYGLLRRLVQTVRQRNITSIADFIGARFGKSHGLAALVAVIAVVAVVPYIALQFKAVAMSYGVLGGVRYGMVTAGGVDSALWCAVLLAVFAILFGTRSIDATEHHHGMMLAIALESLIKLLAFMALAGYALWQGPGLAETVQRPVAQLSHGLSPGFLAQTMLAFSAMFCLPRQFQIGMVECEDTGDLTRARWMVPLYLVIVSVAVLPIVAAGAHMPLLRDGTADAWVLTLPMAHGDRGMALLAFIGGFSAATGMVIVASVALSTMISNDLVMPALLRIHALRLEQRSDLSQLVLGVRRVAIVLLAAMAYVYYRVAANAENLAATGLLAFAAVAQFAPALIAALYWRGASRRGVIVGLAGGFAVWLYTLLLPALIRSDDWLRQGPFGWDWLRPQALFHLSGWDPVMHGTFWSLLVNVGCLVFVSLRLRPSLEERLHAAVFMDADPASRGGSGDWRGRVAVADLRTIAERIVGERSSARAFDEYAQRRSKPLLAGEAADRALIQYTERLLASAVGAANARRILISALSGSGLDLAESMALLDEASQELRFNRELLSTTLENVSQGISVVDARMHLVAWNRRYLELFDYPDGMVHVGVPVAELIRWNAERGECGPGEVEAHVAKRIQYMQAGSTHLFQRVRPDGTVIELRGRALPGGGYVTTYTDVTAYKHAEQALIEVNETLEQRVEQRTAELSEALVATAQARRAAETANISKTRFLAAASHDLLQPLNAARLFTSALRQHPGLDVEASGLAERIDASFSAAEDLLDALLDVSRLDAGSYHPEVGAFALAELFDSLKAQFAVIAERRGLRLRMVPTGLAVRSDPQLLRRILQNFLSNALRYTSKGGVLLGARRVGADKVRIEVWDSGPGIAPEQRARIFDEFQRLEQPSPWGEKGLGLGLSICDRLSCILGHQLDLHSRVEHGSCFAVTVPRNEAVSVRRQRVQRGGTDKQLPLTVLCLDNDASILDGMRALLSRWGVDCRTALDVAQARVELRRGPIDLVLADYHLADGVDGLQALQQLRDALGELPPVAMITADGSSELKQRARARGYPVLHKPVRPAALRALLTALVRRQGEDRSA
- a CDS encoding glutamate synthase subunit beta, encoding MGKITGFLEYPRLQETSEAPAQRKKHWREFTAHLSDDQAAQQAARCMDCGIPFCHQGCPVNNIIPDFNDLVYRQDWKRAIDVLHSTNNFPEFTGRICPAPCEAACTLNINDDAVGIKSIEHKIIDKAWEEGWVVPQPAAHQTGWKVAVVGSGPAGLAAAQQLARAGHAVTVFEKNDRLGGLLRYGIPDFKLDKGHIDRRLQQMRGEGVQFRTGVFVGAAADAGQHGNPRVIAPEQLRQEYDAVVLTGGAETPRDLPVPGRELRGVHFAMEFLPQQNRVVAGDKLKNQLVATGRQVVVIGGGDTGSDCVGTSNRHGAVAITQFELLPQPPLQENKPLVWPYWPLRLRTSSSHEEGCRRDWSVATKCFNDDGKGQVKSLTGVRLAWKDGKMSEVPGSEFEIQADLVLLAMGFVSPVQGVLDAFGVDKDARGNARATADADGGYRTSVDKVFAAGDMRRGQSLVVWAIREGRQCAHAVDEFLMGHSSLPR